The Nicotiana tomentosiformis chromosome 2, ASM39032v3, whole genome shotgun sequence genome includes the window ATCCATAAATCTTCAATCTTTGAAGAAATTTCTAAAAGTCAACCCGAGCCTGCGTGCCCAAAATTCAAAACCAATACCAGAATCCGATAACCCATAACCTGccaagtccaaatatataattagttttcaaAATTTAATCCAAATCgatactcaaatccccaaaatactCTCATGTCACGTCCCAAAACCTCGTGACCGGTACCCTACATCCTAACCAAATCGTGTGGACCAACCCGTACAAGAATACTCATTTATATTCCTAATAGATGAATGCAGAAACCTTtttgaaaatataattattttaaattattaaaaccATACATGAAACATAATCTCTAAATTCACCATTTTCAGTAATCGAAACATACATAAggacaataatattttttttttcatgtatGCCATATGAATAACTCTCAGTTACAACTCCAAAAGAATAACAACCTTCTATGGAAACTCTACGACACgagaataaaataaatacttaGGATATACCCCAACCAAAAGAAAATAAGATAAACACGACAACTGCCACATAATAGAAGTGATGCCTCACCATAtacctcggaaagagagtcatcctagcctcaTCCGCCCATCATGTACCACACCTCATCATGAAAATATGTAAAGTTTGCGGGCCCCTGGAGAGGGGCCCCTGAGGGTtaagtacaccacggcggtactcaataagtatcatagactctctctaactcgaGTTCCTGGGACAAAGCTTTACAAAACATATGCACCCAACATTTTATAGAAAGCGATAAACGATAACACCAGTTCATactttttatcattttaaataaaaagatTAGTAAAATGTAGATCATGATACAAACTTCTAAAATATTTAAATCCACCTATGATTCTAATAAAAATCATACAAAACCATTTCAATCTCATTAAGTCATTAAAATCACTTTCAGCTCtttaggcctaaacataacaaAATCATCTTTTATATTTCCCTGGgcgtactataccatcaccgacataagcaaatgggggtcatcatactgatgtgcTCTAATGAGCTCATACAAAGAAAACcgagaaatatccaatctcacaaactgattggtcAAAGCCTGAACATTCATGGCTAGTGGACTCTCTTTTATGGGTAAATATGCCAAATTACCCacactctctgccttcctactcaatgcatcgaccaccacattgacCTTCTCAGGATGaaataatatggtgatatcatagtctttcaacaactctaaccatcttcgttGCCGAAAATTAAGgtctttttgcttgaatagatgctggagactctgatggtcaATATAGACCTCACATGTAACACCGTActgataatgcctccaaatcttcaatgcgtgatCAATGTTTGCCAATTCTTAGTCAtgcacatgataattcttctcatgaaccttcaactatcgGGGCACATGTaattaccctaccgtcttgcatcaacactgcgccaagcccaatacgcgacgcatcacaatacatagtgtatgaccttgaacctataggcaataccaatactgggaaAGTAgttaatgcagtcttgagcttttgaaatctctcctcacactcctcagaccatctgaaaggagcacccttcttggTTAATCTAGTCAATGGtgcagcaatggacgagaaaccctctacaaagcggtgataatatccggccaaaccaagagaactccaaatctcagtagctgaagacggtttgggccaactctgaactacctcaatcttcttttgGTCTACGTTGATTCCCTCACTAGATACCACGTGAACTACAAACACCACTGAATCAagcaaaaactcacacttggagaattttgcatataaattcttctccctcaaggtctggagcacgatcctcaaatgttTCTCATGATCCACCCGGCTGTGAGAATACAcaaagatgtcatcaatgaatacgatggtgaaagaatcaagatatggctggaatatactgttcatcagatgcattaatgttgctggggcattggtcagcccaaatgacatcactagaaactcatagcggccataccgagtcctgaaggtcATCTTCAGAATGcttgaatcccgaatcttcagctgatgataccctgacctcaaatcaatcgtTAAAAACACTCTAGccccctgaagctgatcaaacaagttATCAATGCGCGGTAGTGAATACCTGTTCTTGACTGTAAATTTGTTCAGCttcctataatcaatacacatcctcatggtaccattttttttcttcacaaacaaaaatGGAGCACCCCTAGACGAGACACTCGATCAGATGAaaaccttatcaagcaactcctaaagttgttcctttaattccttcaactttgATAGtgtcatacgatatggtggaatagaaataggttgagtgcccgacaccaggtcaataccgaaatcgatgtccctatcgggtggcatgcccggtaagTCAGTTGGAAACACATTTGAaaaatctctcactaccggaactgactcaacggtaggagtatcgacactaacatccctcacaacgGCTAGATACGCCTCACACCCTTTCTCAACTATCCGATGTTCTTTCAAaaaggacacaaccctgctacgaatataatccaatgtacctctccactccaaccgcggCAACCCTAACATAGCCAATGTCATGGTCTTGGCAtgatagtccagaatagcatgataggacaacaaccaatccatgcccaatatcacGCCAAAGTCTACCATACCGAGTAGtaatagatcaactctagtctcataatCACCAATAGTGACTAAACACGACTGATAAACATGGTCTACAATAATAAAATCTCCCACAaacatggacacatatacagacgcactcaaagaatcacgagatatatccaaatatggagcaaagtaagatgacatatATAAGTAAGTGGAAcccagatcaaataaaactgaggcaTCCCTGTGACAGACctgaacaatacctgtgatgacagcaACCATAGACTGTGAACCTTGTGAAATTTGTGAAGCCTGTACAATCTGGGGAGGCGCACCCCTTCTAAGTCCGGGGGTAGTCCCTTACCATATGTCTGGTATCactacactcaaaacaagctctccgTGGGCGTGGCTGTTGGAACTAGCTCTGGCATGATCTgctagactgaccgctgaaggcacctCGTATAGTAGCTACGCTGGAAAGTAGCTTCCAAATTGGGAAttactcttccaaatcaatcctgaacctcTCAAAAATCAGAACCAactatacacgcaagtcataatgcataataAAAAGCTATTAAAAGTGTCAAACCGcgaaaaaaaatactaaatctcaaaatgaccaatcgggtcgttacattatcccccacttaaacatatattcGTCGTTGAACGTGCAAAGAATCATCCTAAAGCCGCCAAATCACTGTATAACTTATCATACACATGCCCATGGGTTATGTCACGTCACCTTAATCCGTATAATCCCCTTAACAAAATCTCGACTGAAAATTCTTTATTCAACATTAGCTTAcaatccttagaaccaaatttcaaccTCCAGAACTTCATTTGAGATCCGATTATTAAATGTGTACACTATATCAAGCTCAACAAGTTGTATCAAACCATGAGTATACTCCCAAGATGTAACCACGCGATGAACCATATCGCTCATATGCTCATAGCAATATCTTTCGACCATAATAGCTGCTCATTACCAAACTCGGTACTGGTAATATACCTGATgacaaataaaaccttgttccaatCCTTGAAATACTGTAAATGATGAAAGAAATGTATAGAATCTCATAACCAACCATCAAGTTAATAAGTCATGGAGTTATCTCGCTCTACGTGAAACATTGCCAAATTCTGAGCTGATTAGTGACATTCTTCTTTCAAACATACTTTAAAAAATTCTGATTGCAGTTATTcgaggtccaataacctcgtctcacccagtacaagttgatCGACCGACAATCCATATCAAATACCATCAATAACATCATACGATGTGATCCGTGCGCCAATAAGCAACCGCTCGAATATTGATCAATAATGGAAAGGGAACAAAAAGGGAACTATCCATCAATTTTGACAGATATAACAATAAGAGCATAATGCTATGAATCTATCCCACAAGGGAGAAACAACACACACAAAAAGAGCACAAGGAATCATATCCACTATAACCCCGTTGTGGTGTGCAAACCGATTCACACATAATACCGTTGTGGCATACAACCTGATCTATATATAatattttcacgacccaaactctcACCGTAGTCGTGATTACacctaacactacttgctaggcaagccaacagtttCATAATAACACTAAACTCAATAAACAGAAATTTATAAATCTCAACAACGGAAATGTCATGAAATATCTAAGAAAACAACGAAAACAcaactacaaccatcccaaataTATGGTGTCAACTAGTACACGAGCACTACTGAATGTAAAAATACAAGGTCAAATCCTCAATACAACTATTTGAACAATAGAACAGTAATAACagaaaataaatgaaagagaACTCCAAGGTGTGTGAATGACATagcaactacctcgtagtctcctcAAGCCGATACCGGTGCGAACTCTAGCAATCACCTTgcccgaaagtacctggatctacacacgaagtgcagagtgtagtatgagtacaaccgaccccatgtattcaataagtaacaaacctaaccttgggctgaaagtaatAATGAGCTCAGAAGAAAGGACATTGTCCAACATCAATATTCAATAGCAACGCACAGTATAGTGAAAATAGTGAGAGTAAATAATTTAAAGATATCATGTTCAACTCGTTCACAATTACGGAAAATTTATGTATGCTTTCCAAATATAACAGTCGAAGGCCAACGcatataagatatttcatttacAACCTAGCATTAGGAAGAATACATCTCTAAGCCTACATGtaaaatatgcatgtcaagtaaATGTCACCACAGTGACAACATCAAGAATAACCATACTCAACATGCTAATGGTGCCTAGCACAATGACCCTACCATCACACACAACCACACTCAGCACTATACGGGTTCCTAACgtaaatgcccctcaccaaagcacatatatATCACTGTGCCTGCGCTTATTGTAATATCAGGctctggaggggcggatcctggtTCAAGCACTAATCAATATCACGTATCCCAATCATGGGGCCTGGTGCACGCGACACCCCTAATCAGCActacttagcccaatatgggtcTCGCGTACGCATCACCTCAAGATCAATACCAAATCAGCTCTACGACCCAAGCTCAATCAACAACCACTCAAGTCTCAGTTAACCACATCTCACAGCACTCAATTCAACAGTGTTACACATATAaggcatcaacaacatgtgaTAAATCGAAATAAGAATGCATTAAGACAGAGATATTTTACACGAATATAACATCATGATTTAGAGTATTTTTATAATTAAGGCAAACATCTCAAAAACATCAAGAATAGCACTATCATGTCACAaacaaataagcacatagcctagacataatTTCTAACAAAATCATAGCTCAAATAATCTCACAAGTAGAGAAAACATGGATATAACGAGGCATGATAGTAAAACAAGTCTCATAGTAGTCTAAAATCCACTCGGATAATGAATACCCAGTGCATGCACATACGCCCGTCGCCTATGACGTGCGTCACCCCCAAAACATCCCAAATATATAGCTCTCCgagataattaccctcaaatccaagtttagatatgttacttacctcaaaacatgaaaatcaatactccaaaaagcccttcccacgcgaatcgacctccgaacggatCAAACCGAGttacaaacaacttaatatcataaaataattccataggaaataactccaaataataaagcttcgatctttatcaaaatcaaagagtcaacccgggcccacacctagaaacccgacaaaactcatcaattccgaacacccactcaaatacgagtccagccatactaatttcatccgattctgactccaaatcgaggttcaaatcctcaaattacattttagaaaagtttttactaaaatccccaatttataCACCAAAATTCATAAATTAAATACTAAAAACAAGGATGAAATCATAGATAATGAACAAATTTGAGTAAAAAAACTTACCTCAAATCAAATCATGAAACACCCCTCCAAGATCACCCAAAtctgagctctctaactcaaaatgtgataaaataaccaaaactctcaaaatagagtacttaaataTTCAGCCCGGACATATGCCTCACGACTGCGAGACATCTATTGCGATCGCGGAGAACAAAAACTTACCAGCCAAAAATGCCCTTCATGAAAGTGACCCCTCTCAAGACCAGCCTTATGCGAACGCGACCACCCTTACGTGATTGTGTAGAGACAAGCTCTAGCCATCCACACTCTTTCGTGATCGCGACGCAAGAGCACGAACACGTATCAGCACCTCACAGAGCTCCAAGAACACGACGCGTCTCACACGTCTGCGAAGTGTAAACATCTGCATGCCCAACCTCCAAATTGCGAGCCTCCAGCCGTGATCATGATGAACAACCCCTGCACCAAAAATTAGCAGCTCTAAAATAAGGAGAAATGGTTCGAACCCCAACCGAAACACACACTAggtccccgagaccccgtccaatcataccaaccaatcccaaaacaaaaCACGGACTttctcgaggcttcaaatcacaccaaacaatatcaaaaccacgaatcacacctcaattcaagcctaaggaactaatcaAAATTTCTAAATCCAAAACTTACGATGAACAAGTctaatcaactcagaatgacctcaaattttgcatgcaagtcccaaatgacataatggacctattccaactccgtAACCAAAATCGGAACccgatattatcaaagtcaactctcagtcaaaacctatcaaccttccaaacctacaactttctaacttttgccaattcaagccaaatcgacctaggaacctccaaatccaaatccaaacatacccctacatccaaaatcaccatacgaagctattggaattatcaaaataatattctggggtcgtctacacaaaagccaaactccggtcaactcttacaacttaagcttccaaactttggactaagtgtcccaattcaataCAAAACCTCCCCGAAACCGAACAACCACCCGGCAAGTCACGCaatcacaaatacacatatgtaaaacaacaaataggggaactcctgatagactaggtggcaaggcatgTCTGTATGCCACCTCTCATACTCTCTCAAGTACCTTAAAAGgactaatatacctagggctcaacttgccctttccTTCCGAacctcatgtcacgacccaaaactaacccctgtcgtgatggctcctatcgtggaactaggcaagccgactcatttccaaaaaaaaccgatattttcattttaaagataatttcaaggttatttaacataaaaaccttcgtaaaggagttccaatcaaaataaaagtgcggaaggaaaagcccaacatcggggtgtcactagtcatgagcatctactataatctgtctaacaatatcaaggctaactcagcctgaaaaatagctaaatacaactagaggaagataagggGGAGAAGggcaggggttgcgatcgccaaacagctaccttgctatctccaagaaaaatctgcaaccagaacactcaataaccgctaccgtgaccagctatacctgaatctgcacacaaggtgcagggagtaatgtgagtacgccaacttagtaagtaacaacaataaataaagactgagcagtattgacgagcaataaagcatataacattcatatcgggaaatctcagtaaaataccacatgctttttaaaatcaggatttgaatcaaaatatctcgtttaaccgagttccagtaaaaatcatttaaagatatttttcaatagtttttagacaaaggaaaaatgcaaaggtgagcaaaaatgatgaaatcataaaccgcctctcgggcaaaacatcactcataaacagccccatgggcaaaccttacagtcactcgtgccactctggcatacctcacaatcactcttgccactcgggcatacctcacaattactcatgcctcccagtcactcagcactcggtactcggcactcgcactcagtaggtacctgcgctcacttggggtgtgtacaaatccggaggggctccttcagcccaagcgtctgcacggacaactcacgtgcaacacggacaactcacgtgccataataataaagtatgctgcaggcgggcagccccgatccacactcatcctcacaaatcaagccctcagcctcactcagtcataaacctctcaagccaatcgggcatttcagtaaaatagggcattcggcccaaaacatttatatgcatcaaaatagagtcataaaactgagttatgcggtaaacaagtataaacatgactgagtatagattttcaatcaaaaacaatgagaggatggtaagaaacagcccctaagggtccaaacagtattggcgcaaggcccacacatggcattcaacccaatttacagaaattctttctaaaacatataagtatcatatggtttcaacaaagtatgcaactttacagttgctacgggatggaccaagtcacaaatccccaacagtgcacgtccacacgcccgtcacctagcatgtgcgtcactaaaaatagtagaatgatacaaaattcggggtttcataccctcaggactagatttacaaatgttacttacctcaaaccagtcaaatctctaccctgcaatgctcttgcctctggactcggcctccaaatgcgccaaatctattcacaatttgtacaataccatcaatatacgctaatggaatgaattccacaagaaaagcttaaaaattagaccaaaacccgaaattggctcaaacccggcccccgggcccacgtctcgaaatccgacaaaatttacaaaactagaaagctcattcactcacaagtctaaccataccaaattcatcaaaatccgacatcgtttggtccttcaaatacttaaattactctccaaatattccaagccctaacccctcattttcactaattaccatgattaaacaacggaaaattaccatatatacaagtattagggctcaagtaacttacctcaacgaaacccccttgattccctcttcaaactctcccaaaagctccaaaaaccgaatagaaatggtgaagaatgcaccaaaattcactaagggttctatttatggtttctgcccaggtttttcgcacctgcggccatttactcgcacccgcgcgaccgcacctgaggtccaaggagccgcacctgcgcaactcacttaatcccccagcttccgcacctgcgaacaccttcccgcacctgcggactcgcatctgcggtccctggtgcgcatctgcgaaaccaacccaaaattctcatctccgcatctgcgctcaaggcctcgcacatgcgggctcgcagatgcggccaattcttcgcacctgcgttcccagccttggcccagcgtttcccacacctgcgcactccccacgcacaccagcggcctcgcacctgcgaggctttcttccgcaggtgcaaaaatagcagtagcagcagctccaactgcaaattccaacttcgacaaatccgttaaccacccggaatcaccccgaggccctcgggacctcaaccaaaaataccaaaaagtcatatatcaacatacaaacttagtcgaaccttcgaatcactcaaaacaacatccaatcatcaaattaccctcggattcaagcctaagaacttctaaatttccaaattcggcaaccgatgccgaaaccaaccaaaccacgtccgaatgacctcacattttgcgcacacatcacaaatgacaccgcgaacctactctaacttccaaaattccattccgaccccgatatcaaattttccacttacgaccgaaatcgccaaatttccaatttcgctaattcaagcctaattctaccacggatctccaaatcacattacggacgcactcctaagcccaaaatcacctaacagagctaacagaatcttcagaattcaaattcgagatcgtttacacataggtcaacatccgattgactttttcaacttaagtttctacttaagagactaaatgtctcaattcactctgaatccactccggtcccgaaccaactaacccgacataacataatatagctgaataacacaaaaagaagtagaaataggaaaaacaaggctataactcttgaaacgaccggtcgggtcattacatcctccctctcttaaacatccgttcgtcctcgaacgggtctagaaacatacctggagtctcgaataggcgtggatatctactctgcatctcccgcccggtctcccaagtggcctcctccacaggctgacctctccattgcaccttcactgaagctatatcctttgacctcaaccttcgaacctgccgatccaaaataaccaccggctccacatcataagtcgtatcaccctccaactggaccgtgctgaaatccaaaacataggacggatctccaatatatttccggagcatggaaacatgaaacactggatgcacactcgacaagatgggtggcaaggaaagcttataagccacctcccctattctctgaagcacctcaaaatgcccaatgaaccgggggctcaacttgacccttttcccaaacctcataacacccttcatcggtgataccttcagcaaaaccttctccccaaccataaaagacacatcacggaccttcctatccgcgtagctcttctgcctagactgcgccgtgcgaagccgttcctgaatcaatttcaccttatctattgcatcctggaccaagtctgtacctaagagcctagtctcacccggctcaaaccatctaaccggagatctacacctcctcccatataaagcctcgttcggagccatctgaatacttaactgataactgttattatatgcaaactccgcgagtggcagaaactagtcccatgaacccccaaagtcaattacACAAGCACGttacatgtcctccaatatctgaatagtgcgctcggactgccccgtccgtctgagggtgaaaagctgtgctcaactcaacctgagtacccaactctcgctgcacggccctccaaaactgcgatgtgaactgagtacccctatctgaaatgatggaaactgggacaccatgcaggcgaacgatctctcggatgtaaatctcagccaaccactctgaagagtaagtagtaccaactggaatgaagtgcgcgaacttggtcagccgatccacaataacccaaatagcgtcgaacttcctcgaagtccgtgggagcccaactacaaagtccatggtgatccgctcccacttccactctgggatctctaacctctgaagcaagccacccggtctctgatgctcatagtTAACCtgttgacagttgagacaccgagccacaaacccaactatatccttcttcatccgcctccatcaatagtgctgcctcaaatcctggtacattttCGCGGCACCCgtatggatggaataccgcgagctgtgggcctcctcaagaatcaactctcgaagcccatctacattaggcacacatatcttgccctgcattctcagcatgccgtcatcaccaatagtcacatccctagcatcacctctccgaaccctgtcatgaagaacgagcaagtgggggtcatcatactaacgctccctgatacggtcataaagagaagacctggaaaccacacaagccaatacccgactaggctccaaaatatccaatctgataagCTAGCccgctaaggtctgaacatctaatgccaaaggtctctctgctgctggaagatatgctaaacacaccaaactctctgcccggcgactcaaagcatcggtcaccacattggcctttcccggatggtacaaaatagtgatatcatagtccttaagaagctccaaccatctccgctgacacaaattaagatccttctgctttaacagatactgcggACTCTGGTGAtc containing:
- the LOC138905942 gene encoding uncharacterized protein, whose translation is MVAVITGIVQVCHRDASVLFDLGSTYLYMSSYFAPYLDISRDSLSASVYVSMFVGDFIIVDHVYQSCLVTIGDYETRVDLLLLGMVDFGVILGMDWLLSYHAILDYHAKTMTLAMLGLPRLEWRGTLDYIRSRVVSFLKEHRIVEKGCEAYLAVVRDVSVDTPTVESVPVVRDFSNVFPTDLPGMPPDRDIDFGIDLVSGTQPISIPPYRMTLSKLKELKEQL